The nucleotide window GTGGCCGCTGTACAGGCTTATGTGAATGGCACTTTCAACACCGGCCGGCAAATAAGCCACCAGCTGGTAGCCGGCACTGACTACAACTACAGCAAGGATAATTTTTCTGTAGCTTATGGCCTGCATTCTTTTCAGTTTAACAGAAACAATCCGCAATACGGTCTGAATACTGACAGTGTAAGTGCATTGGGTAAACCTACGCTTATCAACAGGGAAAACAACTGGTTGTCTGCCTTTGTATATAACACCACCCGCATACAGGGCAAGTGGTATTTTAACTATGGCGGACGGTTTACCTGGAACATCCCCGTTACCACCAGCGCTAAAAGCCCTCAGCGTAATGAAACCGCCTTCTCTCCCCGTCTGGGCATCACCCGCCTGCTGGGCGAAAACACCAGCGTATATGCTGTATACGACCAGTCATTTATCCCGCAGGCAGGTGCTGATTTTGAAGGCAACAACTTCAAACCATTGCGCGGCAACAGTCTGGAGGCAGGCGCCAAACGCGAGTGGTTCCAACGCAAACTCATCACTACCCTGGCTGTTTATCACATCATCAAAAACAACCTGCTGGTATCTGATCTGCAGCATCCGCGCTTCAACAGACAGATAGGACAAGCCACCAGCACGGGTGTGGAAGCAGATATCATCGGGCGTGTGTCTAACCGTATCACGGTATCTGCCAACTATGCCTATACCTACGCTATCACCAGCAAAGACAGCCGCAAGGAAAATGAAGGCACCAGATTGGCGTTCACACCGGAGCAGATGATCAACACGTGGATACAGTATTCCCTCCCCGTGAATGAGCATACCCGTCTGAGCTTCAGCGCAGGACAAAGTACTGTCACCAGAACAGCTACCTATACACCGGATGTTTACCTGAAAGGCTATACGAAACTGGATGCCGGCATCGCCTGGGACGCCGGTAAATGGTACCTGCGTGTCATCGCCGATAACCTTACCAACAAAAGATATTTCTCCAGTGGTGATATACTAATCGGTTCTATCCATCCGGGAGTAAAAAGCTATTACTACATAGAAGGAGCACCGGTTTCATTCAAAGCCTTTGCAGGCATAAGACTGTAGCCGGACTAAGATATTGCGCAATAGGGATTATGCCGAAACCCTTTAACAGTAGGCACTCACTTTAAAAAATGCTATTTTATGAAAGAACAACAAGTTAGCAACATCAAACTGAGCATCGACGATCTGAAAATTGACAGCTTCGTTACCAGCATCGACAGTGAAATGAACATGCGCCTGGCTGGCGGTCTTGCAGGTCAGAGTCACCCTACTCACACCCTGCAAACTGATGATGAAGGCCACCTGTGCACTACCATCATCTGCTAAACAGTGATGCGATGAAAAGGGGACGTCTCAAATAACTGAGACGTCCTTTTATGTTTTAAGTACATCAAGGTTTATTCAACACCAATCGCCTACAGATAAAGGGGCCTGTAGGCAAGCACAGAAATGTTTGGGCTTAAATGTTGGATTTATTCTTTATGCCCGTCTAATGGGCGACACACAGAACGACACGATAAGAAACAGGTAGGACCATTGACGTCCCAGGAAACACAATCACGGGTGCAGAAGCAGGTTTCATCCCAGGGCATGGTTCCTCCACCTACTATCTGTTGCTGGGATAAATCGCTGATCACTTCTTTGTTCAGGGTGAGTTTACGGAGATTCAATTTTTTCTTTTTCATAACGGAATTGATTTTGGTGAGATATAAAGTTCGTTCTTAGGTCTGCATAGGCTGCGCAACCGCAGCGTACTAACAGTGTGAAAGGATGTTTATTTTTATCACTGCATTTATATCTCAACGCGGCGGCTGTACAGTAATGCACCCGAATAAAATCAGGAAAAATTCACTTTTGAGATGGCCTCTTTTTTAATGATAACGTTTGATAAAACCCTGCTGTATCATCACTGAAGTTTGTGCAATAACAGTGGCTACTGCCTGCTCTCCTGCTGTTTGTCCGAAGAGGAGTGTTATTATATCCTGTAATATACGGCCGTGTTGCAGGTTACTGAAGATAACCGCCGTTAGTTTTCCCACCGGGAATACAGAGATGCCATATTCATGGCTTTGCAACAGATAATAATAATCACCGGCATCCATCATATCTTCCTGAAGATGCCATGGCCATTGCGTATGGCACAACTGTACCTGTTCCACTGGCACAAAAACCGTATGCAGCCATATATCCTGCGGGCTGTCCTGTAGACGGCCGGCATCGGCCATTAACAGTTCTTTTCTTCTCATATGGCACAACAGTCCCTGATGTGCTTTCCACATGGCTGTCAGTTGATATTCAAAAGCAAAACAATCCCGGGTTGCTGATGACATAGCAGCCGCTTCCTGTTGCAGCAATATCTCCCAGGTGTGGATGTCTGCTGCATCCGGCAGGTTCTTTCCATGTTGTGATAATTGTTTCACCGTGTTGGGGTAATACCGCGAAAACAGCCGCTGCTTTATTTCACCGGGAGCATACAGCGGAGATATCGCCTGCTGGCTCGTTCCGCGGATAACAGGATGTAAAATGGTGTCCTCACGGAAAGGCATCAACGCAGACAGCAGCATATACCCCACTCCTGCGAGCCCGGAGAAAAGCCCGGGATCGAGCGGTTTCGTGGGTACATAACTGTTATAGGTTCCATGCAGCAGATAATAATGTACCGCCTGCAGCGCTATCTGCTGCGCCGTTAGGCGTAAGTCCGGCTGCTCCAATACTACCGCCGCCTGCAGCAGAAAAAAAACGATACCGCCGTAGCCGCTGCAGAGTGTAAAATCTCCCCGTTTCAATAGCTGCGCATCTTCCAGGGCGCGTTGCAGCGCATCCAGTACCTGCTGCAGCCAGTCTGGCCGTTGGAACAGCTGCCAGGCATAGAGCCGGGCCATCCCTACTCCTGCCGCGCCATGCGCCCAGGTGTTGGTATCGCTGGCATACTCCCGGAAACGTGACAGCTGCCAACTGAGGATATCTTCCTGCCGGAGATGAGTACTGGTAAGACGAAGATCGAGCCAGTTGCGGGTTTCCGGATCATAGTACTGCATCTCATAATCCAGCGCCTGCGTGGCCAGGTAATACAACCCTTCATCCTGGAAGTAAGTGGCGGCCTGCAATAGCCCATAGGCAATACCGGACGCACCATGCGAAAAACCGGTCAGACAATCATAACTCATCTTGACATGCCCCCATTTCAGCCCCTGTGGCGCAATGCGGGCATGAAGCACCATGGTATCGGCAAGTGCTTTTATTATGGGCAACAGCTCTTCCTGCTGCGTATGTGCGTGCAGGTAAGTGAGTACAAAGATGTTTCCTGCATGACCACTGAGAAAATCATCCTGCACGACTCCTTGTAATATACCTTCCCTGAAATGCGCCACCAGTAACAGCGCCCGATCGAGGTAATGCTGCCGGCCGGTTGTTTCATACATTTTTATGCACAGATACAACAATCCGGTAGCACCGGTATAAAGTGTATAGTATTGTTGTTGCAGGATGCCGGGATGATACAACAGTGTATCCGCAGCCGATATACAGGTTTGAAGATATGCCGGGTCCTGATAATGTTCATAGAGCTTCAGGTAAAAGAGGAGCACGCCAGCGCTGCCGTTAAACAGGTCTGTACGTTGTGTCACTGCTTCCGGTTGGATGGCGGGCAACAATACCGCTGCAATTCGCTGCAGTTCTGTTTCTATGATCTGAATATCTTTTTCAGTGAGTGATGCCATAGATATGTTCAAGACATTTGCCTGTGAAATACATGATATAGGCTTCATCCAGATTGGATACACCGAGACGGTTGTGACCCATGTGAAGGAAGCTGCCGGTGATATCGCCGAGTTGTCTGTTGCTGAAGCCTAACAGGCGATATTGCTGGAAAACTATCCGGTTGCCGTCTGCGAATGTTTGCAACGCATCGGTGGTGCGGCCCTCTGCTATCTCCTGCCAGAGACTGACAGCCGCGTTGGTGAGTGCAGGTGCATAAGCATCAAAGCGTAGTTGCAGTAATTGTTTGTAATGCTGTTCCTGCTGCGACAGGTCTTTGTTACGATCGTATAAACGAGGCAGCCATGCCTGCACAAAACGGTGACAGACATCCAGTGTTTCGAAAGGCGTGGCCTGCAAAGCCTGCAGGGTGGCGATGTTTAACTTAACAGCCTGTACCAGCGAGGTAGATGTTTGCTGCAATACATAGGCAGCAGATATTCCAAACTGCTGTTCGGCCAGATGTATGCTCCGTTCATCGCCATAGCGGCTGATTTCCGGAATATAGGTGATATACTGCAACGAATCATTCGGCAGCAGCGGTGGCTGATAATCCTTATCCTGGCGCTGGGACGGATATTGCAGGAAATACCTGCCAGCTGCTGCTTCCAGATATTCTTTCACCTGTTTTTCATCTGTTTCATCTACGTATAGGCGCAACCGTATATGCGGTCCACCTTCCCAATAGCGGATGAAGAAAAAAGGCACACCTATCTGCGCTACTGCGGGAGCTACCAGCAGGTACAGGAGATGATTCAGATCACCGGCATAAAATAAATGTACAGATAACCACGAGCGCTTCATTTGTCAATATTTATACCAGTGAAGCATATGTTCTGTTACAGTAGCCTGTTTTCCGGCATCCGGCAGTACTTCTTCCAGGTAACAATGAGCGCCGGCCCTTGTGAGCATCTTTCTAAAAACCCCTACCAGCAATGGTTGTATAAAACTGATGTATTGTGGTTTATAATCATCGCGATGTAAATTACCCGCTTTATCCGGTGATGCCGGTATGTAAGGTGATTTCAGAAAAACAAATACCTGTTCCGGCAGATGATGGTTGATTCTCCACTGCTGTAGCCTCAGGAAATAAGCGGCATCCGGTTCTCCTTTGACCGGGATTGGAATATCAGCTGTATCTACCAGCCAGCCTTGTCTTCTTAGGACAAGACGTTCTTCAAAAACTATACGCGGCTTCAGTTTAACCGGTGCGTCCGCCTTGTGTTGATCAGCCTGCCTGCGATCTACTGCCGCAATGAGGCCACGCAGGGGCAGCCTCGGCTCCGGGTTGAAATGGGCCAGCAGCCGGTAAAAATGAGAGCGGTTATAAAACGACTCCAGGCATAGATCATAGGCATATACTTCTTTTCCGCTGCCCCTATCGTATAGGCATAACCGATGTTGTTCCGCATCATACCGCAACATCACTGTTTTCAGTGAGATGTGCTGCTCTGGTGAATAATTATTACTTCCGCCGGGGATGGCAATCTCATGGTCCAGCAATGGCGGATGAATATTGGCGTTAAAAACAGAACCATCATTCAGCTCCATCATCTTATGCGCGGGATACAGTGCCTTGTTCCATTCCCTGAAAGCAGCGGTCACTCCCGGATCGAAGAGATGCAGGAAACGGCCTGCTACCTTGCCCATGCCTGGCAATAATGCATTCACTACACCATGCAGCTGTGACGAAGTATCTTCACCGGTATAAAACAACTGCACAAACATTCCTCTGGAGACTGCACCGGAGGCTGGCATCAGCCCCTGGCCGGTAATATTCACCTGTACCCCATCTACTTCTAGTTGCAATGTTTCAGGCATTTCCATGACAGGTGATTCCGCCTGTTTAGCCTGTTGTTTCTTCACCTGAAGATAATAGGCATGGTAGAAACCGGTGATGCTGATTGTTTGTGCAGGACCGTAATGCTGCAGGAAAAAATCACACATATTTTTTCTTTCTTCCTGCAACATGTCAAAAGGTTCCAGTAACCGGCATAAGCGTTCGGCTTTGTCTATCAGGATCTGTACATCTTTCGCTGGCAACGGGTTATTTTCTTTTATGCTGGCATCTTCATAAAAAATATCCTGGGGCATAAAATACCGTGGTATAAAATGATTCACTTCAAAAGAAGGGGTAGCAACAGGCGGCGGCAAAGATTCCCCGGGAACGGATGGTTTCAATCCGGCTTCTGTCTGTAACTGGCTGGTAGTGGTGTTCAGCATATGTGCTGCCTCCTGCAGCAACTGAAAACGATTTGCAGAACAAGCTGTCACATATTCCTTCCGTTTAGCCTTCAACGTTATCAGCAGGTTATACAGTGATGTGATAGATGGATGCTGATGCGCAGCTGCAGACAGGGAAACAGCCAGTGCACTGTCCCATTCCGGATCTACCCCTGAGCAACCGATACTCAGCTCCAGAAGTCCGCTGGCAGCCAGTTTCAACAGAAAAGATTTAATACTTTCCCGGTCGGCATCAGGTATCTGTGGCGCTAGTATAGCAGTGAGCGCAGCAATCGTGTGTGGGACTGTTTGTTCCTGCAGATAATGATACAGCCACAGGGCCAGATTGCGTGCGGGTAGTCGTTGAAACGCTTCTACATTAAAATAGTTCACCAGAAAATGTACATGCGTTTCATCTATCGTGGCGGTGGCATTAAGTCTTACTTCCAGCAGCTCGTTTAATACAGGATGATGTATTATCAAAGCGCGCAGATAGGCGAACAGACTGTTGTTCAACCGGACGTTGCTAATGATGCCGGAAGGGGATTGTGTCGCCTGCCTACTGTCCATATCCAGTGTAGCCGTTCCCGTATAGGTAAAAGTGCTGAAGGGAGAAGTTTTAGCTGCCATCCGGGTGATATAACGGAGCAGGCTATACTCATTTTTCTGTTCGCGTATTTTGAAAGCAGCCGGATCCGTGCCGACAAAGCTGTCCAGCTGCGCATACAGTACAGGACTGGAAAGCAGGATACCTTTGCGTAACAACTCCTGCTGCGCCCACCGCTGTAACTGTTGCCTGTGCTGACGCTGCTGTTCTTCAAACTGCAGCTGCCATTCCTGTTGCAGCGCATGTTTTTTCTCCAGCAGTTGCCGGTATTGGCATAACTGTTCGTCTAATGCAGGGTTATCAACATGGATATCCGTTGCCGGCATGCGGCCATTGTAAACAGTGCGTTTGAGTTGCAACAGGCCTTGCCTGGCCCTGTTATCTGTCGCCGACTGTATGGCGATATATAACTGATCACAGAGTGCATTCTGTTGTTGCCGGATGTTGGTTTCCAGCTGTTCAGCAGCAGCCATATATGCAGACAATCCCTGTATTTCCATGGCTTTCAGCTCATGGAATGGCATAGCAGCATAACGCACCAGTGCATAAGGAAATATTTTCAGTGTCATAGGATGATATCTATTTTCCCAGCTCAAGCTGGTTTTTAACAAGTTGATAATAGGCGCCACCGCTGGATGCCAGTGTTTGATGTGTGCCGCTTTCCACAATGACACCCTTGTCCATCACCAGTATCTGATCGGCATGTTTTACGGTACTGAGACGATGTGCCACCACCACCACCGTTTTACCAGTAAAAAATTCCTGCAGGTTGTTGATGATTGCACGTTCGTTGTGCGCATCCAGTGAATTAGTGGCTTCATCGAGCAATACCACAGCGGGATTTCGGTAGATGAGCCGGGCAATGAGCAGACGTTGTGTCTGGCCTTCACTGAGGCCGTAACCATCTTTCCCGATCAGTGTTTCGTATCCGAAAGGCAGGGCCGTAAAAAAATCGTGTATGCATGCCATGCGGCAGGCTTCGTATAGCCGTTCATAGTCTCTGGTACCGGTACCGCTAAAAATGTTATTAGCAATTGTATCGCGAAACACATATCCATCCTGCATAACCACACCACAGTGCTGTCGCCATGATTTTGCGGAATACTGCTGCAGCGGCGTTTTTCCCAGCCATACCATTCCTTCCAGTGGCTGATAAAATTTTAGTAATAATTTCAGGAGGGTGGTTTTTCCGCTGCCGCTCATACCTACGATGGCAGTCACTTTGCCGGCTGGTATAACAAGATCCAGGTTTTGCAGTATCAGTGGGGAAAACTTATGTCCGTAGCGGAATGATACATGCTGTAATCGTATATCCTGCCCCATTACAGCTGCCAGCGGAAGTTCCGGCTGCTGCGGACCATCTTCATCTGCTTCATGATGTACTTCAGCCATGCGGCGCAGACTGAAGCGGGTGTTCTGCAAGGCACGGATAAAGTCTGTCAGCTGTGCCACCGGCGCACTCAGTTGCCCGCAGGTGTAAGTAATGGCCAGCATGGCCCCCAGTGTGAGTTGCCCGTTGACCACGAGTATCGCCGAAAAGCAGGTCACCAGTACATTACGGGATTCATTGATGAAGAGTGCCACTCCCTGCACCAGCTGATCCAGCCGAAGGCTCTCCAGCTTTACTTCTATGGAACGTTCCTGTATGTTTTCCCACTGTGTTGTTTTTCCGGTTTCGCTGCCGGTGAGCCTGATCTCCTGCATGCCGCTGAACATCTCCAGCAACATGTCCTGGTTGGCAGCCAGTACGCGGAATCTTTTCTGGTCGAGGCGGCTGCGGCGCTCGCGGAAAGCCCAGGTCCACAACATGCCGATAGCCGCTCCTGCCATAAACAGAATGAAGATAAGCCCGTTGTAATACAACAGCACCCCTCCCAACACCAGTATTGTTACCACCGACAACACAAAGCTGATAAGCGATACCGTGAGAAAGTCCTCTACCCGCTGGTTGTCTGTCACACGTTGCATATTATCTCCTGCCTGTCTGTTATCAAAAAAAGAGATGGGCAATCGCAGAAGCTTATGCAGGAAGTCTTTGAGCATGCCCATACTGATGCGGGCCCCGACCTGCAGCAACAGTCGTGCACGAATAAAATCAGCGACCATCCTTCCCAGGAAAAGGGCCAGCAGCCCGGCACCAATCAATAACAACAGCGGCACCTGTCGGCCCTGAATGCCTTTGTCCATGATCGCCTGGGTGAGCAAGGGCGTGAGTAACGAAAACAGACTGGCCAGCAATAAAGTCAGCATCACCGGCAGCATGCTTTTACGATGTGCTTTCAGATAAGGCCACAGTAGCTTTACAGAGGCCGTTGGTTCCTGTATTTTCGCTGCTTCATGGAAAGCGGGCCCCGGCTCCAGGAACAGCGCACGGCCATAGCTGGCCTCTTCACTGACCTGCCAGGCGGCCATAAATTCGGGGACGGAGTATCTGCTGCGCCGCCCCAGTGCCGGGTCGGCAACATACACCTGTGTTGCAGTAATATGATACAGCACGACAAAATGCTGTTTATCCCAATGCAGGATGCAGGGCAGTGGCGCCTTTCGGGCCAACACAGCAAAAGGCAGTTCGGCGGGCAGCGTTTTAAAGCCCAGCTGTTCAGCTGCCACGATCATATCCGCAAAAGTGACTCCCTGTCTGGATATATGGCAGGCATTACGCAGGTACTGCAACGGATATACCTTCCCGTAATATGCCGCTATCATCTTCAGACAGGTGGGCCCGCAGTCCATCGCATCAGACTGCCTGTAAAAAGGGAACGGTTTTTTATCGAATATTTTTTGAAACATTGTTGCAATTTAAAAATAAAACAAATATGCAACAATGTTTCAAAAAATATCAATTACTTATTTTTCTTAAAACAAAAAGGGCTGCTTTTAAAAGCAGCCCCCGGATATGTTGATTCAGGAAAACCTATCTAAAGGTGATCGCGTAAAGCTTACCATCTGCAGCAGCAGCGTATATCGTATCTCCATCGATCAGCGGCGCTGTCACAAAAGGAGCCAGTTGATACAGTTTATCCATGACCGTTAAAGTGGTCGTATATAGATTGGGGTTAGCCCCGGCAGCAAGCCGACGGAACCGGATCCTGCCCAGGCTGTCCAGGTTAGTGGCAGCATACTGATTTCTGCCGGGCGTATCAAAATGATCCACCTGCTGCCAGTTGTTGGTATTTATCAGAAACAGTCTGCCGGTGAAATCGCCATAGCTGAGCGTATTACCTGATACTACCGGTGCTCCGAATATATAGCCGCCGCCTTTATGGCGGTTGAGTTCCTTGCCGGTAGCGGCATCAACGTCTACCATAAGGAAACTATCAGAGGTACCTACGTAAACATGATTGCCGGCTATTGCCGCCGCTCCTACAATCCAGGCATCTCCGGCACTGTATTCCCATTTTTTATGGCCGGTAAATAAGTCCAGCGCATACAGCCGGGCATCCCTGGTTCCGATGTACACGGTGCTGTCGCCCACCACCGGTTTAGCCTGTATGCCTTCCAGCACATGCTCCTTTGGATGATCTTTACTTTTGAACTTCCATAACAGTTTGCCGGAGCGTGTATCCAGCGCATAAATATAGGTATCCCAGCTTCCGGCCAGCAGGATGTTGTTACTGCAGGTAACGCCCGCATGTACCGGTCCGTTTGTTTTGTATTTCCAGCGGACTTTCCCATTGGCTTTGTTCAGCGCATAGACACAGCTGTCGCTGCTGCCGAAATACACAGAAGAAGGGTCTGTTGCCGGAGCGGACAAATACAGATCATACTGATCTTCCATGTACTGAGTAGCTGGTTCCATACCCCAATATCCGATGGCACCGATCCTGCGCTCTCCACCGGTTTTAAATTTCCATATGGGTTTACCACTGTTGGCATTGACCGCATAATAATAACCATCATAACTACCTACAAAAACGGTTGCATCGGAAACTGCCGGTTCAGTGGCAATTCCGGCTGCTGCCTTGAATTTCCAGTTCTGTGCCCCTGTTTTTTTGTTGATGGAATACAGATGACCGTCCATACTCGCTGTCAGAATCGACTGTTTGTACAAAACAGGTGTAGCGAAGATCTTGTCTTGTGCAGCAAAAAGGACCCGTGATGTTCCAAACTTTGGTGTTTGGGCATAAGCAGTGGTGACCAGCATGGTCAGTAGCACAGGGATTATATTAAATTTCATAAGCGATGGATTGAAGTATAAACTTGGATGAAAATAGTAATCTTTTTTGTCCCGGGAAACAG belongs to Chitinophaga sp. HK235 and includes:
- a CDS encoding pinensin family lanthipeptide translates to MKEQQVSNIKLSIDDLKIDSFVTSIDSEMNMRLAGGLAGQSHPTHTLQTDDEGHLCTTIIC
- a CDS encoding PQQ-binding-like beta-propeller repeat protein, producing the protein MKFNIIPVLLTMLVTTAYAQTPKFGTSRVLFAAQDKIFATPVLYKQSILTASMDGHLYSINKKTGAQNWKFKAAAGIATEPAVSDATVFVGSYDGYYYAVNANSGKPIWKFKTGGERRIGAIGYWGMEPATQYMEDQYDLYLSAPATDPSSVYFGSSDSCVYALNKANGKVRWKYKTNGPVHAGVTCSNNILLAGSWDTYIYALDTRSGKLLWKFKSKDHPKEHVLEGIQAKPVVGDSTVYIGTRDARLYALDLFTGHKKWEYSAGDAWIVGAAAIAGNHVYVGTSDSFLMVDVDAATGKELNRHKGGGYIFGAPVVSGNTLSYGDFTGRLFLINTNNWQQVDHFDTPGRNQYAATNLDSLGRIRFRRLAAGANPNLYTTTLTVMDKLYQLAPFVTAPLIDGDTIYAAAADGKLYAITFR
- a CDS encoding lantibiotic dehydratase yields the protein MTLKIFPYALVRYAAMPFHELKAMEIQGLSAYMAAAEQLETNIRQQQNALCDQLYIAIQSATDNRARQGLLQLKRTVYNGRMPATDIHVDNPALDEQLCQYRQLLEKKHALQQEWQLQFEEQQRQHRQQLQRWAQQELLRKGILLSSPVLYAQLDSFVGTDPAAFKIREQKNEYSLLRYITRMAAKTSPFSTFTYTGTATLDMDSRQATQSPSGIISNVRLNNSLFAYLRALIIHHPVLNELLEVRLNATATIDETHVHFLVNYFNVEAFQRLPARNLALWLYHYLQEQTVPHTIAALTAILAPQIPDADRESIKSFLLKLAASGLLELSIGCSGVDPEWDSALAVSLSAAAHQHPSITSLYNLLITLKAKRKEYVTACSANRFQLLQEAAHMLNTTTSQLQTEAGLKPSVPGESLPPPVATPSFEVNHFIPRYFMPQDIFYEDASIKENNPLPAKDVQILIDKAERLCRLLEPFDMLQEERKNMCDFFLQHYGPAQTISITGFYHAYYLQVKKQQAKQAESPVMEMPETLQLEVDGVQVNITGQGLMPASGAVSRGMFVQLFYTGEDTSSQLHGVVNALLPGMGKVAGRFLHLFDPGVTAAFREWNKALYPAHKMMELNDGSVFNANIHPPLLDHEIAIPGGSNNYSPEQHISLKTVMLRYDAEQHRLCLYDRGSGKEVYAYDLCLESFYNRSHFYRLLAHFNPEPRLPLRGLIAAVDRRQADQHKADAPVKLKPRIVFEERLVLRRQGWLVDTADIPIPVKGEPDAAYFLRLQQWRINHHLPEQVFVFLKSPYIPASPDKAGNLHRDDYKPQYISFIQPLLVGVFRKMLTRAGAHCYLEEVLPDAGKQATVTEHMLHWYKY
- a CDS encoding peptidase domain-containing ABC transporter; protein product: MFQKIFDKKPFPFYRQSDAMDCGPTCLKMIAAYYGKVYPLQYLRNACHISRQGVTFADMIVAAEQLGFKTLPAELPFAVLARKAPLPCILHWDKQHFVVLYHITATQVYVADPALGRRSRYSVPEFMAAWQVSEEASYGRALFLEPGPAFHEAAKIQEPTASVKLLWPYLKAHRKSMLPVMLTLLLASLFSLLTPLLTQAIMDKGIQGRQVPLLLLIGAGLLALFLGRMVADFIRARLLLQVGARISMGMLKDFLHKLLRLPISFFDNRQAGDNMQRVTDNQRVEDFLTVSLISFVLSVVTILVLGGVLLYYNGLIFILFMAGAAIGMLWTWAFRERRSRLDQKRFRVLAANQDMLLEMFSGMQEIRLTGSETGKTTQWENIQERSIEVKLESLRLDQLVQGVALFINESRNVLVTCFSAILVVNGQLTLGAMLAITYTCGQLSAPVAQLTDFIRALQNTRFSLRRMAEVHHEADEDGPQQPELPLAAVMGQDIRLQHVSFRYGHKFSPLILQNLDLVIPAGKVTAIVGMSGSGKTTLLKLLLKFYQPLEGMVWLGKTPLQQYSAKSWRQHCGVVMQDGYVFRDTIANNIFSGTGTRDYERLYEACRMACIHDFFTALPFGYETLIGKDGYGLSEGQTQRLLIARLIYRNPAVVLLDEATNSLDAHNERAIINNLQEFFTGKTVVVVAHRLSTVKHADQILVMDKGVIVESGTHQTLASSGGAYYQLVKNQLELGK
- a CDS encoding thiopeptide-type bacteriocin biosynthesis protein, with translation MKRSWLSVHLFYAGDLNHLLYLLVAPAVAQIGVPFFFIRYWEGGPHIRLRLYVDETDEKQVKEYLEAAAGRYFLQYPSQRQDKDYQPPLLPNDSLQYITYIPEISRYGDERSIHLAEQQFGISAAYVLQQTSTSLVQAVKLNIATLQALQATPFETLDVCHRFVQAWLPRLYDRNKDLSQQEQHYKQLLQLRFDAYAPALTNAAVSLWQEIAEGRTTDALQTFADGNRIVFQQYRLLGFSNRQLGDITGSFLHMGHNRLGVSNLDEAYIMYFTGKCLEHIYGITH
- a CDS encoding TonB-dependent siderophore receptor, producing the protein MNKTLPVLMCLCNLTLYGYSQQKTDSLRRQRLQEIIVLEKKKNIKADSMASTLRLEGRLLETPQNISSVTSELIREQGGLEIKDIVRNASGIKMGYNSSVFDASTTVMVRGFGAITYVNGMPQRSSMGALIDDAAIIDRVDFIKGPAGFLLSSGEPGGSINITTKTPGPQRIRQLELAGGSFGLLRAAADVGSAVKSKGFSYRINAAYQQQESFQDFIRTKKYIAAPVIQYNFKPGTWLLAEYNLIRMNADGGSSVTQVGTEEDILKYRIGNNFAGDPGLPQSSATSQSARLLFSHRFNHQWKLSVQSKYTVTPSSTWALLSDNYSPVNFDPSNITRRMSQYSHINGQVAAVQAYVNGTFNTGRQISHQLVAGTDYNYSKDNFSVAYGLHSFQFNRNNPQYGLNTDSVSALGKPTLINRENNWLSAFVYNTTRIQGKWYFNYGGRFTWNIPVTTSAKSPQRNETAFSPRLGITRLLGENTSVYAVYDQSFIPQAGADFEGNNFKPLRGNSLEAGAKREWFQRKLITTLAVYHIIKNNLLVSDLQHPRFNRQIGQATSTGVEADIIGRVSNRITVSANYAYTYAITSKDSRKENEGTRLAFTPEQMINTWIQYSLPVNEHTRLSFSAGQSTVTRTATYTPDVYLKGYTKLDAGIAWDAGKWYLRVIADNLTNKRYFSSGDILIGSIHPGVKSYYYIEGAPVSFKAFAGIRL
- a CDS encoding class I lanthipeptide — translated: MKKKKLNLRKLTLNKEVISDLSQQQIVGGGTMPWDETCFCTRDCVSWDVNGPTCFLSCRSVCRPLDGHKE
- a CDS encoding lanthionine synthetase LanC family protein is translated as MASLTEKDIQIIETELQRIAAVLLPAIQPEAVTQRTDLFNGSAGVLLFYLKLYEHYQDPAYLQTCISAADTLLYHPGILQQQYYTLYTGATGLLYLCIKMYETTGRQHYLDRALLLVAHFREGILQGVVQDDFLSGHAGNIFVLTYLHAHTQQEELLPIIKALADTMVLHARIAPQGLKWGHVKMSYDCLTGFSHGASGIAYGLLQAATYFQDEGLYYLATQALDYEMQYYDPETRNWLDLRLTSTHLRQEDILSWQLSRFREYASDTNTWAHGAAGVGMARLYAWQLFQRPDWLQQVLDALQRALEDAQLLKRGDFTLCSGYGGIVFFLLQAAVVLEQPDLRLTAQQIALQAVHYYLLHGTYNSYVPTKPLDPGLFSGLAGVGYMLLSALMPFREDTILHPVIRGTSQQAISPLYAPGEIKQRLFSRYYPNTVKQLSQHGKNLPDAADIHTWEILLQQEAAAMSSATRDCFAFEYQLTAMWKAHQGLLCHMRRKELLMADAGRLQDSPQDIWLHTVFVPVEQVQLCHTQWPWHLQEDMMDAGDYYYLLQSHEYGISVFPVGKLTAVIFSNLQHGRILQDIITLLFGQTAGEQAVATVIAQTSVMIQQGFIKRYH